Proteins encoded in a region of the Lujinxingia litoralis genome:
- the rpsR gene encoding 30S ribosomal protein S18 — protein sequence MSKYGKINWRRRRKIDPFDQNPSWRLDYKNPELLKLFVTTTGKILPRRITGVNARNQRRLRRAILRARQIALLPYTTHKS from the coding sequence ATGTCCAAGTACGGAAAAATCAACTGGCGCCGCCGTCGCAAAATCGATCCCTTCGATCAGAACCCCTCCTGGCGTCTTGACTACAAGAACCCGGAGCTGCTCAAGCTCTTTGTGACGACGACCGGCAAGATCCTTCCCCGTCGCATCACCGGCGTGAACGCGCGCAACCAGCGTCGCCTGCGCCGCGCCATCCTGCGCGCTCGCCAGATCGCGCTGCTGCCCTACACGACCCACAAGTCGTAA